One window of Hydractinia symbiolongicarpus strain clone_291-10 chromosome 3, HSymV2.1, whole genome shotgun sequence genomic DNA carries:
- the LOC130637036 gene encoding uncharacterized protein LOC130637036, with protein MNAARKYPKRTQIDPWQALIEKGDPEEGFQKYYIHSKIGFGVFASNEYKENSPLLLYRGELITQEEARKRYQNYQEEGLGNYLFDFNSNGEKLCIDATHSNCLARFVNDAPSRCANCKMVLLVRDKVPYLGLKSLKLIKTNEELRYDYGDKCMLSWRKQKNLCVPLHLKDIKNQGNQKLQQSSKVLKLIAPVNMASVSCANVGKRNSADDLSQPPRKLKKISHASILKLKEGQKTVIEVLPQLQFFALPTSLFKPLIYKTKIPNLHFEKGCLFKIDKEIRRYDSCDTRATILKPQDVANDGFCECCKIRYTSLQQHLDSDRHKSFVTNKENYDKVDQLIAKGVSFDDFVEACKKKAAKKILKRCRISFGCEQLKNELKLDIGNTSDETKKENKESPLNDGRQFEVTFEGIEPLEETPLNDAPQCDATVTGVEPFKETPLKDAPQCDVTVTGVEPFKETPLKDAPQCDVTVTGVEPFKETPLKDAPQCDVTVTGVEPFKETPLKDAPQCDVTVTGVEPFKETPLKDAPQCDVTVTGVEPFKETPLKDAPQCDATVTGVEPFKETPLKDAPQCDATVTGVEPFKETHGVDFRSETVKKYKYKRQQFTCPVCKKAVYNLPRHLQGKDHKWTAESAKAVVSHFSLRKKKIKNTATESSSKQDYHTLRICPLGQCVKVVKRLDDHLLNFHKMKRDTK; from the exons ATGAACGCTGCTAGGAAATATCCA AAACGAACACAGATTGACCCTTGGCAAGCATTAATAGAGAAAGGAGATCCTGAGGAGGGTTTCCAAAAATATTATATTCATTCAAAAATTG gttttgGAGTGTTCGCATCAAATGAATATAAGGAAAATTCTCCACTACTCCTTTACAGGGGAGAATTGATAACCCAGGAGGAGGCTCGGAAAAGATACCAGAACTATCAAGAGGAAGGGCTGGGAAACTACTTGTTTGACTTTAATAGCAATGGTGAAAAATTATG CATTGATGCCACACATTCCAACTGCTTGGCGAGATTCGTGAATGATGCCCCATCCCGGTGTGCCAATTGTAAAATGGTGTTACTGGTTCGTGACAAAGTGCCGTATCTAGGCTTAAAGTCTCTAAAACTCATAAAGACTAATGAAGAGCTTAGATACGATTATGGTGACAAATGCATGTTGTCTTGGAGAAAGCAG aaGAACTTGTGTGTACCATTACATTTAAAAGATATAAAGAATCAG GGTAATCAAAAGCTGCAGCAGAGTTCCAAG gttttaaaattaattgcaCCTGTTAACATGGCATCTGTTTCTTGTGCTAACGTTGGCAAA AGAAATAGTGCAGATGATCTTAGTCAACCACCCAGAAAG CTAAAAAAGATCTCCCATGCTAGTATTCTGAAACTGAAG GAAGGGCAAAAAACTGTAATTGAGGTTCTACCTCAATTACAGTTTTTTGCCCTACCTACAAG TTTGTTCAAGCCATTAATATATAAGACGAAGATTCCTAATCTTCACTTTGAAAAGGGCTGTCTGTTTAAAATCGACAAGGAAATCAGAAGATATGACTCGTGTGATACAAG GGCCACTATTTTAAA ACCTCAAGATGTTGCCAATGATGGCTTTTGTGAATGTTGCAAGATACGTTACACATCACTGCAACAG CACCTCGACAGTGATCGTCATAAAAGCTTCGTTACTAATAAAGAAAATTATGATAAAGTCGACCAGTTGATAGCTAAAGGAGTTAGTTTTGACGACTTTGTCGAAGCATGCAAGAAGAAAGCTGCTAAAAA GATTCTGAAAAGATGCAGG ATTTCCTTTGGTTGTGAACAATTAAAAAACGAATTGAAATTGGACATTGGAAACACGAGCGACGaaaccaaaaaagaaaacaaag AAAGTCCTCTTAACGATGGTCGACAATTTGAGGTTACCTTCGAAGGGATCGAACCTTTGGAAG aaaCTCCTCTTAACGATGCTCCACAATGTGATGCTACCGTGACAGGCGTCGAACCTTTCAAAG AAACTCCTCTTAAAGATGCTCCACAATGTGATGTTACCGTGACAGGCGTCGAACCCTTCAAAG AAACTCCTCTTAAAGATGCTCCACAATGTGATGTTACCGTGACAGGCGTCGAACCCTTCAAAG AAACTCCTCTTAAAGATGCTCCACAATGTGATGTTACCGTGACAGGGGTCGAACCCTTCAAAG AAACTCCTCTTAAAGATGCTCCACAATGTGATGTTACCGTGACAGGGGTCGAACCCTTCAAAG AAACTCCTCTTAAAGATGCTCCACAATGTGATGTTACCGTGACAGGGGTCGAACCCTTCAAAG AAACTCCTCTTAAAGATGCTCCACAATGTGATGCTACCGTGACAGGCGTCGAACCCTTCAAAG AAACTCCTCTTAAAGATGCTCCACAATGTGATGCTACCGTGACAGGCGTCGAACCCTTCAAAG AAACACATGGTGTTGACTTCAGGAGcgaaactgtaaaaaaata TAAATACAAACGGCAACAATTTACCTGTCCAGTGTGTAAGAAGGCAGTATATAATCTCCCGAGACATCTTCAGGGAAAAGATCACAAATGGACGGCCGAGTCTGCCAAGGCTGTAGTCAGCCATTTTTCtttacgaaaaaaaaagatCAAGAATACTGCTACTGAAAGTTCATCGAAGCAGGACTATCACACCCTTCGTATATGTCCGTTGGGACAGTGTGTCAAAGTCGTGAAAAGGTTAGACGACCACCTTTTAAATTTTCACAAGATGAAACGCGATACAAAATAG
- the LOC130636782 gene encoding uncharacterized protein LOC130636782: MMPEACKSEVASTNSGSDSEYLPSNDDETEQIVLPNDEVEFFFDRFLSFICGPDGGMRDRTSSINVVNDVRRIYKIINATSVADLLNKEKLRNKYLMGYCVKKKHAPDSIKKYLYSLEDFCNFVIVEDVVIPGITIENIQQMKVVFRSWRKNYNKGARDRYWERQETDFLMIVTPQQVQTYLKSKNAQLAKEIFTKLTQDANTVLSNTEYCAIRDHLLALIHFSNGHRSGVTANLTISEFERAVEIDSTYLIKVRKHKTFTFSGPAIISLDQEQYAYLKLFVTNRKANLSLEFDNVFVSCSGKQMASGSISKQINSLWVKSGILDPAKQPKNLCCNVIRKSTSTGLRDASSGHYQEAADLMAHSLKTAEKHYFLREKQQAAVTAGRVIRQHFLEDEPTKSILSTPPRKIAEINEHASPRHQWRIEEVQTIQEMFKEEIENRDISMLNVRDKRPMLNVPVDISIKQIYDKVRSLMRYTPVKRPLITETVSTASSVPQQKSLFRGKRRSLFCDKDVQLLRQKCSDIIANGPLTKQAVTKALEGEDILNKFTFVQIRTRLDYERRQL, encoded by the exons ATGATGCCTGAAGCATGCAAGAGTGAAGTGGCTTCTACTAATAGCGGAAGTGATTCGGAGTATTTACCGTCGAACGATGATGAAACGGAGCAAATTGTTTTGCCAAATGATGAAGTTGAATTTTTCTTTGATCGCTTTCTTAGCTTTATTTGCGGCCCAGACGGAGGCATGAGGGATAGAACGTCTTCTATAAATGTTGTAAACGATGTCAGGagaatttataaaattattaacgCGACATCCGTAGCGGATCtcttaaataaagaaaaattgaggAATAAATATTTAATGGGATATTGTGTTAAGAAAAAACATGCGCCTGATTCTATTAAAAAGTATCTCTATTCCCTAGAAGACTTTTGTAATTTCGTGATTGTAGAGGATGTTGTTATCCCAGGTATAACAATTGAGAATATTCAACAAATGAAAGTTGTTTTCCGCTCCTGGCGAAAAAACTACAATAAAGGCGCGAGAGACCGTTATTGGGAGCGTCAAGAGACAGATTTTTTAATGATAGTGACACCGCAACAAGTTCAAACATATCTTAAGAGCAAGAACGCGCAACTGGCAAAGGAGATATTTACTAAGTTAACTCAGGATGCAAATACGGTGCTTTCAAATACAGAGTATTGTGCGATTCGTGACCATTTACTCGCTCTAATTCATTTTAGTAATGGACATAGATCCGGTGTAACAGCAAATTTGACAATCTCTGAGTTCGAACGAGCGGTGGAAATCGATTCAACGTACTTAATAAAAGTTCGCAAACATAAAACGTTTACATTTTCTGGTCCCGCTATCATATCTTTGGATCAAGAACAGTACGCTTATCTTAAACTCTTTGTTACAAATCGCAAAGCTAATTTATCGTTAGAGTTCGATAATGTCTTCGTTTCCTGCTCGGGAAAACAAATGGCATCAGGTTCAATAAGTAAGCAAATCAATAGTCTGTGGGTTAAGTCCGGGATCCTTGATCCAGCGAAACAACCAAAAAATCTGTGTTGTAATGTCATCAGAAAAAGCACAAGCACGGGTTTAAGAGATGCAAGCTCTGGACATTACCAAGAAGCTGCGGATCTGATGGCTCATAGCCTTAAAACGGCCGAAAAACATTACTTCCTTCGCGAGAAACAACAAGCCGCAGTTACTGCGGGacgtgttataaggcaacattTCTTGGAAGACGAACCCACGAAATCAATTTTATCTACTCCTCCACGAAAAATCGCGGAAATAAATGAGCATGCATCGCCACGACATCAATGGAGAATAGAGGAGGTACAAACAATACAGGAAATGTTTAAAGAAGAAATTGAAAACAGGGATATATCGATGCTTAACGTAAGAGATAAAAGACCTATGCTGAATGTACCTGTTGATATCTCTATCAAGCAAATCTATGATAAAGTCCGTAGCTTAATGCGATATACTCCTGTTAAGCGACCTTTAATTACT gAAACTGTAAGTACGGCAAGTAGTGTGCCACAGCAAAAATCTTTATTCAGA GGCAAGAGAAGAAGTTTATTTTGCGATAAAGATGTTCAACTGCTACGTCAAAAGTGCTCGGATATTATTGCTAATGGTCCTTTAACGAAACAAGCTGTCACTAAGGCGTTGGAAGGGGAAGATATACTAAACAAATTTACTTTTGTACAAATTCGTACTCGTTTGGACTACGAAAGAAGACAACTATGA